The genomic window AAAGAAGATCAATGCGGGGACGGTAAAGAGCCATCCGGTCCAAGGCAAAATGCGGTTCAACACCCGTTCAGGGTCGAAGCCACGGAAGCGGAGGGCAAACACATTGGTGAACTTGCCCATCAGTTCTTTGCGGCGTTTGGTGGCGCCGCGTTTCTGCAGGGCTTTGCCTTGTCCCGGCGCGTTGCTGATTACCAAGCCGCTGCGGTGCAGCATGCCGATGAACTGCTGGAGGTCGCCGAAGGTAATTTTCTGCGGCGCGAACTGTTGTTCAAAGCCGTCTTTGATCTGCTGCAGCGAGACGTGGCCATCGAGCAGGTTGAGGATGAAAAATTCTTCTTCGTGGAAGCGGAAGTACTGCAGCCCCACGGGTTCTTTGACCACCCAATACGCCGTGCCCTGGTACAGTTGCCGGGTATGCGTCAGGTCGGGACGTTTGCGCACCGTCAGCGGTCGCGATGAACTGCTGACTAAGCTGTCTGCAAGCGTAGTCATGAATTAACGTTTCGCCAGTTCAGGGACGTTTTGGAATACGATCGTGGCTTGCATTCCGGGATTGATCATCCATTCGTCGCCCTGTTGGACATTTTGCACGTCCACCCAGATACGGCGGCGACCGGCCAAGTCGACCTGGGTGCTGACGAAGTCGATGCGGGCGTTAAATTCAGCGGGTTGGGCGTCGGCGCTGGTTTGCACGTAGACCTTCACCGGGGCGCCCTTCACCACGGCTTGAGGGAACCGCAAGGCGTCGACGTCACCTTCGACTCGCAGCTTGTCCATCTGCACGACTTCGAATAGCGGCGAGCCGGGCTGGACCCATTCGCCCAGCTGAGCGATACGGGTTTCGATGTAGCCGCCAAAAGGTGCGGTAACCTGTCGCTTTTTGACTTCCAGTTCAGCCAGTTCGCGGCTGCGTTTCTTGGCGATCAAGGTGGTCTTGGCCTGCTTGCCTTCCAGTTCGGCAAGTTCGATGCGGAGTTTTTGGCGGTCGGCGTCGAGACGTTTCTTTTCGGCTTCCCAGAACGGAATCGAGCCGCTCTTGAGCATCTCTTCGTATGATTTGTATTCCGCTCGGGCCGAGGCTTCACTGGCTACGGCGTCTCGCAGGTTGACGTCGTTTTCGGCCGTCAGCAGGGCTTCCATTTCTTCGGCCTGCCGTAGAGCCAGCATCAGTCGGGCCTGCTCGTCATCGATCACGGCGATCAGCTGGCCGGCTTCGACGCTAACGCCTTCGTCGACTTTTAGTTCGGTCAACATGCCTTCGACCTGCGAAGGGATGCGAGCGCTATGGATCAACTTAACGAGACAGTTGGTGGCCGTCAGCGGTTGGTTGCTGTCGACCGATTCGGTCGTCGGCGGCAGAAACCCCGGTCGTTGCGGGGTGAAATTCTGAGCCGTCACCGTTCCCATCGTCAGGCAGGCAAGCAGGCAAGCGGTAAAGGTTCGCATAGGAATACTTAACGGTTGGAGTCGCAAGAGAAGGGGTCGCAGGGGAGAAGAGATTAGAAGAAGAACTTGCATAGCCATTCATAGACCTCGTGAAAGACCACGTAACCGGCCGACTTTTTACCGGCCTGCACGTCGGCGATGACTTTGGCGCCGGGCCGCGGAGACATTTTCAACAACTCGTCATTGTCGGGAGTGGCTCGCATCGTCACCGTGTTACCCTCCTCCTGATCGGGTTTGGCACGCAACTCGATCGAATCCCGCGGCAGTGTGGCAGCCAGGGTGGTGTCGGGATCGGTAGCCAGGATGTATTCGACTTCCAGCTCCGACGCCTCGCTGTCGATGAATGCCGCATCCAAGTGGCTCATCCGCTTTTCCGGCATGTTCAGCTCGAGGTGCATGGGCTGATCAAAATCGGCAACTTCCAACAATACCTGTCCGGTGGTCACCGGCCGGCTGTAAAGCGTTTTTTCCACGTCCCAGGTCAACACCCTTCCGCGGATCGGCGAGCGAACGGTCAGCGACTGCTGTTTTTCTTCCAGCAGATCCAATTTGCCGTTCAAGCTGTTCAAGCGGATGATGGCTTCGGAGCGTTCTCCGATCAGTTGATCGCGTTCGGCGCGTTTGAGGTCTTTGTTGTTGGTCAACACGCCGGT from Roseimaritima ulvae includes these protein-coding regions:
- a CDS encoding efflux RND transporter periplasmic adaptor subunit, which translates into the protein MRTFTACLLACLTMGTVTAQNFTPQRPGFLPPTTESVDSNQPLTATNCLVKLIHSARIPSQVEGMLTELKVDEGVSVEAGQLIAVIDDEQARLMLALRQAEEMEALLTAENDVNLRDAVASEASARAEYKSYEEMLKSGSIPFWEAEKKRLDADRQKLRIELAELEGKQAKTTLIAKKRSRELAELEVKKRQVTAPFGGYIETRIAQLGEWVQPGSPLFEVVQMDKLRVEGDVDALRFPQAVVKGAPVKVYVQTSADAQPAEFNARIDFVSTQVDLAGRRRIWVDVQNVQQGDEWMINPGMQATIVFQNVPELAKR